A part of Acidimicrobiales bacterium genomic DNA contains:
- a CDS encoding SOS response-associated peptidase, whose product MCGRFASATPPDRLARYFDAALGAEALLGPSYNVAPTNDVYVVVDTAEGRTVEAFHWGLVPIWAEDLAVGNRMINARGDTLATKPAFRSAFQKRRCLVPADGFYEWRSVPGQRRKQPYYIHRVDGEPLAFAGLWEVWRGPDRAGDPVRSTTIVTTDANDLVRPIHDRMPVILPPSAWDAWLDPDNHDTAALGRLLVPAPPELLLLTPVSTAVNNVRNEGPELIEPDPEAPPAPGAPPSGPPEP is encoded by the coding sequence GTGTGCGGCCGCTTCGCGTCGGCCACCCCGCCCGACCGGCTGGCCCGCTACTTCGACGCCGCCCTGGGCGCGGAGGCGCTGCTCGGGCCCAGCTACAACGTCGCCCCCACGAACGACGTGTACGTCGTGGTCGACACGGCCGAGGGCCGGACGGTCGAGGCCTTCCACTGGGGCCTGGTGCCCATCTGGGCCGAGGACCTGGCCGTCGGGAACCGGATGATCAACGCCCGGGGCGACACGCTGGCCACCAAGCCCGCCTTCCGCTCGGCCTTCCAGAAGCGCCGCTGCCTGGTGCCGGCCGACGGCTTCTACGAGTGGCGCTCGGTCCCGGGCCAGAGGCGCAAGCAGCCGTACTACATCCACCGGGTCGACGGTGAGCCCCTGGCCTTCGCCGGTCTGTGGGAGGTGTGGCGGGGGCCGGACCGGGCCGGCGACCCCGTGCGCTCCACGACCATCGTGACCACCGACGCCAACGACCTGGTGCGGCCGATCCACGACCGGATGCCCGTGATCCTCCCCCCGTCGGCGTGGGACGCGTGGCTCGACCCCGACAACCACGACACCGCGGCGCTGGGCCGGCTGCTGGTGCCGGCACCGCCGGAGCTGCTCCTGCTCACGCCGGTGTCGACCGCGGTGAACAACGTCCGCAACGAGGGACCCGAGCTGATCGAGCCCGATCCCGAGGCGCCGCCCGCCCCGGGGGCTCCGCCGTCCGGCCCTCCCGAGCCCTGA
- a CDS encoding class I mannose-6-phosphate isomerase — MADPARRRSTYDKQPFIGVPGGAGRCVAGWEAAGARLRAHVDTRGARRAVVVVDCYVGTHEREIRAALDTALTPVLTVDPGAALRPEAEIEALAAPYLGGDDPLFGTLSDLELPQLFSPQALAALRHRVEAVTEGIVLVVGCGARLVHPGDVVVYADLARWQAQQRQRAHEIPALGVDNRALEPNLQLKRAYFVDWRVCDRWKLACWEGLDFLLDTNRPGDPRLVEAAALRAGLDHAARRPFRLVPFFDPGPWGGHWMEEVCDLPRDAPNHAWCFDCVPEENSLVLGFGPHRVEIPALDLVLTRPRELLGPDVHGRFGAEFPIRFDFLDTMGGGNLSLQVHPLTAYAREHFGLRYTQDESYYLLDAAGDASVYLGVRTGVDRGEMVAALRAAQAGGPPFDVERYVNRWPARRHDHFLIPAGTVHCSGAGSMVLEISSTPYLFTFKLWDWGRLGLDGRPRPINIDRGVANIQWHRDTEWVRGQLVNRIEPLGEGTGWRAERTGLHERELLETVRHWFTDAVPLDTLDTVRVVNLVQGEEVVVESPADAFEPFVVHYAETFVVPAAVGPYTVRPWGAAVRHECATITASVRPTGGASGPSTPRG; from the coding sequence GTGGCGGACCCGGCCCGGCGACGCTCGACGTACGACAAGCAGCCGTTCATCGGCGTGCCCGGCGGCGCAGGACGGTGCGTCGCCGGGTGGGAGGCCGCCGGCGCACGGCTCCGTGCCCACGTGGACACGCGCGGCGCTCGCCGGGCCGTGGTGGTCGTCGACTGCTACGTGGGGACGCACGAGCGCGAGATCCGTGCCGCCCTCGACACCGCCCTGACGCCGGTGCTCACCGTGGACCCCGGTGCCGCGCTGCGCCCCGAGGCGGAGATCGAGGCGCTCGCGGCCCCGTACCTGGGCGGCGACGATCCCCTCTTCGGCACGCTGAGCGACCTCGAGCTCCCGCAGCTCTTCTCGCCGCAGGCGCTGGCCGCGCTCCGCCACCGCGTGGAGGCCGTCACCGAGGGCATCGTGCTCGTGGTGGGCTGCGGCGCGCGCCTGGTGCACCCCGGCGACGTCGTGGTGTACGCCGACCTGGCCCGGTGGCAGGCACAGCAGCGCCAGCGGGCGCACGAGATCCCGGCCCTCGGCGTGGACAACCGGGCCCTGGAGCCCAACCTGCAGCTCAAGCGGGCCTACTTCGTCGACTGGAGGGTGTGCGACCGCTGGAAGCTGGCCTGCTGGGAGGGCCTCGACTTCCTGCTCGACACCAACCGGCCCGGCGACCCGAGGCTCGTGGAGGCCGCCGCGCTGCGGGCCGGCCTCGACCACGCGGCGCGCCGGCCGTTCCGGCTGGTCCCGTTCTTCGACCCGGGCCCGTGGGGTGGCCACTGGATGGAGGAGGTGTGCGACCTCCCCCGGGACGCGCCCAACCACGCCTGGTGCTTCGACTGCGTGCCCGAGGAGAACAGCCTCGTGCTCGGCTTCGGACCGCACCGGGTGGAGATCCCTGCCCTCGACCTCGTGCTCACGCGCCCTCGCGAGCTCCTCGGCCCCGACGTGCACGGCCGCTTCGGCGCGGAGTTCCCGATCCGCTTCGACTTCCTCGACACGATGGGGGGCGGGAACCTGTCGTTGCAGGTGCACCCGCTCACGGCCTACGCACGCGAGCACTTCGGGCTGCGCTACACCCAGGACGAGAGCTACTACCTGCTCGACGCGGCCGGCGACGCCTCGGTGTACCTGGGCGTGCGCACGGGGGTCGACCGGGGGGAGATGGTCGCCGCGCTCCGCGCGGCACAGGCCGGCGGGCCGCCCTTCGACGTCGAGCGCTACGTCAACCGGTGGCCGGCCCGGCGCCACGACCACTTCCTGATCCCGGCCGGCACCGTCCACTGCTCGGGCGCGGGTTCGATGGTGCTGGAGATCAGCTCGACCCCGTACCTCTTCACCTTCAAGCTCTGGGACTGGGGCCGCCTCGGCCTCGATGGACGGCCGCGCCCCATCAACATCGATCGGGGTGTCGCCAACATCCAGTGGCACCGCGACACCGAGTGGGTGCGCGGGCAGCTCGTCAACCGCATCGAGCCGCTCGGCGAGGGGACGGGCTGGCGGGCCGAGCGCACCGGCCTGCACGAGCGCGAGCTGCTCGAGACGGTTCGGCACTGGTTCACCGACGCCGTCCCGCTCGACACCCTCGACACGGTCCGCGTCGTCAACCTGGTGCAGGGGGAGGAGGTCGTCGTCGAGAGCCCCGCGGACGCCTTCGAGCCCTTCGTCGTCCACTACGCCGAGACCTTCGTGGTGCCCGCCGCGGTCGGGCCCTACACGGTCCGCCCCTGGGGCGCGGCCGTGCGCCACGAGTGCGCCACGATCACGGCGTCGGTGCGCCCGACGGGCGGGGCGAGCGGGCCGTCGACCCCTCGGGGGTGA
- a CDS encoding SDR family oxidoreductase: MPTSDLSGRVALVTGAGSGLGAAIAARLAADGAHVAVNDLHRASADEVAERIGGEAVPFDVTDPGAVDDAVDRLCATHGRLDILVNNAGIMTIRPEVYERVSANLLGRLAGEEPQPIRATSTLTDEQWDRMIRVHLYGTFHGTRAALRHMEPVRRGAIVNLASIYGLQGAPGNAEYAAAKGGIVLFTRSVGAEVAPLGIRVNAVAPGFIDTPLLAPLPDEVRQMIAMRVGAGRFGRAEEVAEMVRFLAGDQASYCFGEVLTLTGAFG; the protein is encoded by the coding sequence ATGCCCACCTCGGACCTCTCCGGCCGGGTCGCGCTGGTCACCGGCGCCGGCTCCGGCCTCGGTGCCGCCATCGCCGCCCGCCTCGCCGCCGACGGCGCCCACGTCGCCGTGAACGACCTCCACCGGGCGTCGGCGGACGAGGTGGCCGAGCGCATCGGGGGCGAGGCCGTCCCGTTCGACGTCACCGACCCTGGCGCCGTCGACGACGCCGTCGACCGGCTGTGCGCCACCCACGGCCGGCTCGACATCCTGGTGAACAACGCCGGGATCATGACGATCCGCCCCGAGGTGTACGAGCGGGTGTCGGCCAACCTGCTGGGACGCCTCGCCGGCGAGGAGCCCCAGCCGATCCGCGCCACGTCGACGCTCACCGACGAGCAGTGGGACCGCATGATCAGGGTGCACCTGTACGGCACGTTCCACGGGACGCGCGCCGCTCTGCGGCACATGGAGCCCGTGCGGCGGGGCGCCATCGTGAACCTGGCGTCGATCTACGGCCTGCAGGGCGCGCCCGGCAACGCCGAGTACGCGGCGGCCAAGGGCGGCATCGTGCTGTTCACCAGATCGGTGGGGGCCGAGGTGGCACCGCTGGGGATTCGCGTCAACGCAGTGGCGCCGGGCTTCATCGACACGCCGCTGCTGGCGCCCCTTCCCGACGAGGTCCGCCAGATGATCGCCATGCGGGTGGGCGCCGGCCGCTTCGGGCGCGCCGAGGAGGTCGCCGAGATGGTGCGGTTCCTCGCCGGCGACCAGGCCTCGTACTGCTTCGGCGAGGTGCTCACGCTCACCGGGGCCTTCGGGTAG
- a CDS encoding ROK family protein has protein sequence MPTLACDIGGTVIKVGVVEGARLLARRSIDARSEEGLAARLPAIREALEQVAREAGTAPGDCRGVFVAMPGIIDVRAARVVSVHQKYTDAPTVDLRAWGAGLWGLPLRVENDARAALVGEWRAGAGRGADDLVMVTLGTGIGTAVLTGGRLLRGPHGTAGNLGGHLTVDVDGRACTCGNIGCAEAEASQSVLADLVAARPGYAASPLAATDPLDYRAVFDLAAAGDPTAASIARRSLDVWAALAVTLVHAYDPDRLVVGGGIARAEPVVPTLRQHVARHAWTPDRTVDVVPARLGDDAALLAAEWALGAPDGH, from the coding sequence ATGCCGACGTTGGCCTGCGACATCGGCGGGACGGTGATCAAGGTGGGCGTCGTCGAGGGCGCCCGGCTGCTCGCCCGACGGTCGATCGACGCCCGCTCGGAGGAGGGCCTGGCCGCGCGACTCCCCGCGATCCGCGAGGCGCTGGAGCAGGTGGCGCGCGAGGCCGGGACCGCCCCGGGCGACTGCCGCGGCGTGTTCGTGGCGATGCCCGGCATCATCGACGTGCGCGCTGCCCGCGTCGTGTCGGTGCACCAGAAGTACACCGATGCGCCGACCGTCGACCTGCGGGCCTGGGGCGCCGGCCTCTGGGGTCTGCCCCTGCGGGTGGAGAACGACGCTCGCGCGGCGCTGGTCGGGGAGTGGCGGGCGGGTGCCGGGCGCGGCGCCGACGACCTGGTGATGGTCACCCTGGGCACCGGGATCGGCACCGCCGTGCTCACCGGCGGCCGGCTGCTGCGGGGGCCACACGGCACCGCCGGCAACCTGGGTGGCCATCTCACGGTCGACGTCGACGGACGGGCGTGCACGTGCGGCAACATCGGGTGCGCCGAGGCCGAGGCCTCCCAGTCGGTGCTGGCCGACCTGGTGGCCGCCCGGCCCGGGTACGCGGCGAGTCCGCTCGCGGCAACCGATCCGCTCGACTACCGCGCGGTGTTCGACCTGGCCGCCGCCGGCGATCCCACCGCGGCATCGATCGCCCGACGCAGCCTCGACGTGTGGGCCGCACTGGCCGTCACCCTCGTCCACGCCTACGACCCCGACCGGCTGGTCGTGGGCGGAGGCATCGCCCGCGCCGAGCCGGTCGTTCCCACCCTGCGCCAGCACGTGGCCCGCCACGCCTGGACCCCGGATCGCACGGTCGACGTGGTCCCCGCCCGGCTCGGTGACGACGCCGCGCTCCTCGCCGCCGAGTGGGCCCTCGGCGCTCCGGACGGCCACTAG
- the rpiA gene encoding ribose-5-phosphate isomerase RpiA: protein MVAEPDDPTTELKRRAAEAAVDEVASGMAVGLGTGSTAIFATRRIAALLAEGALHDVVGYATSSQVWAEAERLGIPMLTPDLPRDLDLTIDGADEVDPDLDVIKGGGGALLREKIAAQASRREVLVVDEGKLSPRLGTNHPLPVEVLAFGWRSQARFVERLGGRPVLRLSGGEPFLTDSGNLVLDCDFGPIADPERLAAELGARAGIVEHGLFLGVAAEVVVAGPDGVRRLSR, encoded by the coding sequence ATCGTGGCCGAGCCGGACGACCCGACGACGGAGCTGAAGCGGCGTGCCGCCGAAGCCGCGGTGGACGAGGTGGCCTCCGGCATGGCCGTGGGCCTGGGCACGGGGAGCACCGCGATCTTCGCCACCCGGCGGATCGCCGCGCTCCTCGCCGAGGGCGCGCTGCACGACGTGGTCGGCTACGCGACGTCGTCACAGGTGTGGGCCGAGGCCGAGCGGCTCGGGATCCCGATGCTCACGCCCGACCTGCCCCGCGACCTCGACCTCACCATCGACGGGGCCGACGAGGTCGACCCGGATCTCGACGTGATCAAGGGCGGGGGCGGCGCCCTGCTCCGCGAGAAGATCGCCGCCCAGGCCAGCCGCCGCGAGGTGCTCGTGGTGGACGAGGGCAAGCTGTCGCCCCGGCTCGGCACGAACCACCCCCTGCCGGTGGAGGTGCTGGCCTTCGGGTGGCGGTCCCAGGCCCGCTTCGTGGAGCGCCTCGGGGGCCGTCCCGTGCTGCGGCTGTCCGGTGGCGAGCCGTTCCTGACCGACTCGGGCAACCTCGTGCTCGACTGCGACTTCGGGCCGATCGCCGACCCCGAGCGGCTGGCCGCCGAGCTGGGGGCCCGGGCCGGGATCGTGGAGCACGGCCTGTTCCTGGGGGTGGCCGCCGAGGTGGTCGTGGCCGGCCCCGACGGGGTGCGGCGCCTCTCCCGGTAG
- a CDS encoding DUF2157 domain-containing protein, with translation MVLGPVVLVVVALVVAVVYALGRSRPGAPSEGGATGVGAAASTSSGARADPEAPPGPGLREELSRWVAAGLLSQEQSSAIEAHERARQEPVPVPVPRPVPSAPATPARPRRIPVVAESLGYLGGMLTIIGVGLVVARYWPDMATAGRLALSGAGAVALLAGGALVREQSDPALARLRWFLWLAATAATGLFAGVLSAGALGLGVESVVVVCAGAVAVESGLLWWWRPRPLQQLTCLGGVAVFVGALVALLAPDAAVGLAVWAIGATYVALGLRRRTPLPLLTEGVGTLAVVAGAGLTTGSSQTFGLIFVVATAIGLLSLATVPGLAPERADQVITGVVGGLALLQSVPPTLAYFAYEAGVATGTVTWLAGGALVFVGARRLVRLPLVAQALGGVALIGGAALTGVQWPGFAPLFGIATAVGLIGLGMLPGQVLLSVFGSLGLLINVPWAISRYFPGEGRAPLLLAVCGGLILAVAVWMTRMGSRFRRDLGGPHRGAPRPPAGMMPRPSH, from the coding sequence ATGGTGTTGGGTCCCGTGGTCTTGGTCGTCGTCGCGTTGGTCGTGGCGGTCGTGTACGCCCTGGGCCGGTCGAGGCCCGGAGCGCCCTCGGAAGGCGGCGCGACCGGTGTCGGCGCTGCGGCGTCGACCTCGTCGGGGGCGCGGGCGGATCCCGAGGCGCCGCCCGGCCCGGGGCTCCGCGAGGAGCTGTCGCGCTGGGTCGCCGCCGGGTTGCTGTCGCAGGAGCAGTCGTCGGCCATCGAGGCCCACGAGCGGGCGCGTCAGGAGCCGGTGCCGGTGCCGGTGCCGCGTCCGGTGCCGTCCGCGCCGGCCACCCCTGCGCGCCCTCGGCGCATCCCCGTGGTCGCCGAGTCGTTGGGGTACCTGGGCGGGATGCTCACGATCATCGGCGTCGGCCTCGTCGTGGCCCGGTACTGGCCCGACATGGCGACGGCCGGCCGGCTGGCGCTGAGCGGCGCCGGTGCCGTCGCCCTGCTCGCCGGCGGGGCGCTCGTGCGCGAGCAGTCCGATCCCGCGCTGGCGCGCCTGCGCTGGTTCCTGTGGCTGGCGGCGACGGCCGCCACCGGCCTGTTCGCCGGCGTCCTGAGCGCCGGCGCGCTGGGCCTCGGCGTCGAGTCGGTCGTGGTGGTCTGCGCCGGTGCGGTGGCCGTCGAGAGCGGGCTGCTGTGGTGGTGGCGCCCGCGGCCGCTCCAGCAGCTGACCTGCCTGGGCGGCGTGGCCGTGTTCGTGGGCGCCCTCGTGGCCCTGCTCGCACCTGACGCGGCCGTCGGGCTGGCGGTGTGGGCGATCGGGGCGACGTACGTCGCGCTCGGGTTGCGGCGCCGCACGCCGCTGCCGTTGCTGACCGAGGGCGTCGGCACGCTGGCGGTCGTCGCCGGCGCCGGGCTCACGACGGGCAGCTCGCAGACGTTCGGGCTGATCTTCGTCGTGGCCACGGCGATCGGCCTGCTGTCGCTGGCCACGGTGCCCGGGTTGGCCCCCGAGCGGGCCGACCAGGTCATCACCGGGGTGGTCGGTGGGCTCGCGCTGCTCCAGAGCGTGCCGCCCACGCTCGCCTACTTCGCGTACGAGGCCGGCGTGGCCACCGGGACGGTCACCTGGCTGGCCGGCGGCGCGCTGGTCTTCGTCGGGGCTCGACGCCTCGTTCGGCTGCCGCTGGTCGCACAGGCGCTCGGCGGTGTCGCGCTGATCGGGGGAGCGGCGCTCACCGGTGTGCAGTGGCCCGGCTTCGCACCGCTCTTCGGCATCGCGACGGCGGTCGGCCTCATCGGGCTGGGGATGCTCCCCGGCCAGGTGCTGCTGTCGGTGTTCGGCTCGCTCGGGTTGCTGATCAACGTGCCGTGGGCCATCAGCCGGTACTTCCCGGGCGAAGGGCGCGCGCCGCTGCTCCTCGCGGTCTGTGGGGGCCTGATCCTCGCGGTCGCCGTGTGGATGACGCGGATGGGGAGCCGGTTCCGGCGCGACCTGGGCGGCCCTCACCGCGGCGCGCCGCGTCCGCCGGCCGGGATGATGCCGAGGCCCTCGCACTGA
- a CDS encoding HIT family protein, whose product MASIFTRIITGQLPGRFVWRDDRAVAFLSVNPLRHGHTLVVPIEEIDHWLDAPPDLAAHLMVVSRAIGVAQQQAFGPLRVGLLIAGLEVPHLHLHVVPIWGVHDLDFANAARNPDPADLDLAAEELRAALRRLGHEEVAG is encoded by the coding sequence ATGGCCTCGATCTTCACCCGGATCATCACCGGGCAGCTGCCGGGCCGCTTCGTCTGGCGCGACGACCGGGCGGTGGCGTTCCTGTCGGTCAACCCGCTGCGGCACGGCCACACGCTGGTGGTGCCGATCGAGGAGATCGACCACTGGCTCGACGCCCCACCCGACCTGGCCGCCCACCTGATGGTGGTGTCCCGGGCGATCGGCGTGGCCCAGCAGCAGGCCTTCGGCCCCTTGAGGGTGGGCCTGCTCATCGCCGGGCTCGAGGTGCCCCACCTGCACCTGCACGTGGTCCCCATCTGGGGCGTCCACGACCTCGACTTCGCCAACGCCGCCCGCAACCCCGACCCCGCCGATCTCGACCTCGCCGCCGAGGAGCTGCGAGCCGCCCTCCGACGCCTGGGCCACGAAGAGGTCGCGGGCTAG
- the pgi gene encoding glucose-6-phosphate isomerase, protein MAAPIDQTPEWAALRAHAEQLRGVHLRQLFAGDPGRGERLAIDVDGLYVDYAKHRVTDETMGLLLALAERAGLGERRDAMFAGEPINVTEHRAVLHVALRAPRSARILVDGVDVVPQVHAVLDHMAVFVDRVRSGAWLGATGHRITDVVNIGIGGSDLGPAMAYDALIAYSDRDLRCHFVSNVDGTDLLEVLRGLDPATTLFVVSSKTFTTLETIANATSARRWLVGALGEAAVPHHFVAVSTNAGEVARFGIDPQHMFGFWDWVGGRYSYDSAIGLSLMLAIGHDHFREMLAGFHSVDEHFRTAPLGANAPVLLGLIGVWYRNFLGVSTQAVVPYSQYLDRFPAYLQQLDMESNGKRVALDGTPVSWQTGPVVWGTPGTNGQHAYFQLLHQGTQLVPLDVIGFANAVEELGDHQALLMANCLAQAEALAFGKTAEEVAAEGVAPELVPHRTFPGNRPSTTILADRLTPYVLGQLVALYEHKVFTQGAVWGINSFDQWGVELGKVLATRIIPELESPDEPALAHDSSTSALIRRYRRLHRA, encoded by the coding sequence ATGGCCGCTCCGATCGACCAGACGCCCGAGTGGGCGGCGCTGCGCGCCCACGCCGAGCAGCTCCGCGGGGTGCACCTCCGCCAGCTCTTCGCCGGTGATCCGGGGCGGGGCGAGCGCCTCGCCATCGACGTCGACGGCCTCTACGTCGACTACGCCAAGCACCGGGTGACCGACGAGACCATGGGGCTGCTCCTCGCCCTGGCCGAGCGGGCCGGCCTCGGCGAGCGCCGCGACGCCATGTTCGCCGGAGAGCCCATCAACGTCACCGAGCACCGGGCGGTGCTGCACGTCGCCCTGCGGGCGCCCCGCAGCGCCCGCATCCTCGTCGACGGGGTCGACGTGGTGCCCCAGGTGCACGCGGTGCTCGACCACATGGCGGTCTTCGTCGACCGGGTGCGCTCCGGGGCCTGGCTGGGGGCCACCGGCCACCGCATCACCGACGTCGTCAACATCGGGATCGGCGGGTCCGACCTGGGCCCGGCGATGGCCTACGACGCCCTGATCGCCTACAGCGACCGCGACCTCCGCTGCCACTTCGTGTCCAACGTCGACGGCACCGACCTGTTGGAGGTCCTCCGCGGCCTCGATCCGGCCACGACGCTGTTCGTCGTCTCGTCCAAGACGTTCACGACCCTCGAGACCATCGCCAACGCCACCTCGGCGCGCCGCTGGCTCGTGGGCGCCCTCGGCGAGGCAGCCGTGCCCCACCACTTCGTCGCGGTGTCGACCAACGCCGGGGAGGTCGCCCGGTTCGGGATCGATCCGCAGCACATGTTCGGCTTCTGGGACTGGGTCGGGGGCCGCTACTCCTACGACTCGGCGATCGGCCTCTCGCTGATGCTCGCCATCGGCCACGACCACTTCCGGGAGATGCTGGCCGGCTTCCACAGCGTCGACGAGCACTTCCGCACCGCCCCCCTCGGGGCCAACGCTCCGGTCCTGCTCGGCCTGATCGGGGTCTGGTACCGCAACTTCCTCGGTGTCTCCACCCAGGCCGTGGTGCCCTACAGCCAGTACCTCGACCGCTTCCCGGCCTACCTGCAGCAGCTCGACATGGAGAGCAACGGCAAGCGCGTCGCGCTCGACGGCACCCCCGTGTCGTGGCAGACCGGCCCGGTGGTCTGGGGCACCCCCGGCACCAACGGGCAGCACGCGTACTTCCAGCTCCTCCACCAGGGCACCCAGCTGGTGCCGCTCGACGTCATCGGCTTCGCCAACGCGGTCGAGGAGCTCGGTGACCACCAGGCCCTGCTGATGGCCAACTGCCTGGCCCAGGCCGAGGCGCTGGCGTTCGGCAAGACCGCCGAGGAGGTGGCGGCCGAGGGCGTGGCCCCCGAGCTGGTGCCCCACCGCACCTTCCCGGGCAACCGGCCGTCCACCACCATCCTGGCCGACCGGCTCACGCCCTACGTCCTCGGGCAGCTGGTCGCCCTGTACGAGCACAAGGTGTTCACCCAGGGGGCGGTGTGGGGGATCAACTCCTTCGACCAGTGGGGGGTGGAGCTGGGCAAGGTGCTGGCGACGCGGATCATCCCCGAGCTCGAGTCGCCCGACGAGCCGGCCCTGGCCCACGACTCCTCCACCTCGGCGCTGATCCGGCGCTACCGCCGCCTGCACCGGGCCTGA
- a CDS encoding dienelactone hydrolase family protein, which translates to MPASSRTEQVDVADGSFDLHLWLPDSGRGPGLLLLQEIFGVGPYLRAVAERLADLGYVVGAPDVFWRIERNWEADHSEEGLTASLALMPAFDLAAGVADCAAAFGHLAALPEVSGGAGVMGFCLGGLLTFQVARAADPVVAVSYYGSNIVAFLDGVDEIRCPIQLHFGEHDPYIPLEQVEQIRGALAGRADAEVHVQAGAGHAFDNHEAPMFHDPAAAAAAWALTTAFLGRHLPVRPLGE; encoded by the coding sequence ATGCCCGCCAGCTCCCGGACCGAGCAGGTCGACGTCGCCGACGGATCGTTCGACCTGCACCTCTGGCTCCCCGACTCCGGCCGGGGGCCGGGGCTGCTGCTCCTGCAGGAGATCTTCGGCGTGGGGCCCTACCTGCGCGCCGTGGCCGAGCGGCTCGCCGACCTGGGCTACGTGGTGGGCGCGCCCGACGTGTTCTGGCGCATCGAGCGCAACTGGGAGGCGGACCACAGCGAGGAAGGGCTCACGGCGTCGCTGGCACTGATGCCGGCGTTCGACCTGGCGGCCGGGGTGGCCGACTGCGCCGCCGCCTTCGGGCACCTGGCCGCCCTCCCCGAGGTCTCGGGCGGCGCCGGCGTCATGGGGTTCTGCCTGGGGGGCCTGCTCACGTTCCAGGTGGCGAGGGCCGCCGACCCGGTCGTGGCGGTGTCGTACTACGGCTCCAACATCGTGGCCTTCCTCGATGGCGTCGACGAGATCCGGTGCCCGATCCAGCTGCACTTCGGCGAGCACGACCCGTACATCCCGCTGGAGCAGGTGGAGCAGATCAGGGGTGCCCTGGCGGGACGCGCCGATGCCGAGGTGCACGTGCAGGCGGGCGCGGGCCACGCCTTCGACAACCACGAGGCCCCGATGTTCCACGACCCGGCCGCGGCCGCAGCGGCCTGGGCCCTGACGACGGCGTTCCTGGGGCGCCACCTCCCGGTCCGGCCGCTGGGGGAGTAG
- a CDS encoding phosphohydrolase, producing the protein MDDAERMHFRRMDEGSDADFAVLARVHEQNVAALPDLLMGMLTDLEADTAYPVDRCQHSLQAATRALRDGRDEEYVVCALLHDIGESLGPFNHGEVVAAILHPFISEANHWMLAHHPVFQVYFYGQHLGIDPNERDAYRDSPHFERTAEFCALYDEVSFDPDYPSEPMSTFEPMVRRVLHKEWTPPS; encoded by the coding sequence ATGGACGACGCGGAGCGGATGCACTTCCGGCGGATGGACGAGGGTTCCGACGCCGACTTCGCGGTGCTGGCACGGGTCCACGAGCAGAACGTGGCGGCACTGCCGGACCTGCTCATGGGGATGCTCACCGATCTCGAGGCCGACACCGCCTACCCCGTCGACCGTTGCCAGCACAGCCTGCAGGCCGCCACCCGAGCGCTGCGCGACGGGCGCGACGAGGAGTACGTCGTCTGCGCGCTCCTCCATGACATCGGCGAGTCACTCGGGCCGTTCAACCACGGCGAGGTCGTCGCGGCGATCCTGCACCCCTTCATCTCCGAGGCCAACCACTGGATGCTCGCCCACCACCCGGTGTTCCAGGTGTACTTCTACGGCCAGCACCTCGGGATCGACCCGAACGAGCGCGACGCCTACCGCGACAGCCCCCACTTCGAGCGAACCGCCGAGTTCTGCGCCCTCTACGACGAGGTGTCCTTCGACCCCGACTACCCGAGCGAGCCGATGTCGACCTTCGAGCCGATGGTCCGCCGGGTCCTCCACAAGGAGTGGACCCCGCCCAGCTGA